Part of the Melopsittacus undulatus isolate bMelUnd1 chromosome 7, bMelUnd1.mat.Z, whole genome shotgun sequence genome is shown below.
CACCACTTAGCTTACCCATTGGGGGTGCTGTAGCTGGAGGCATTGTCCTGGGGCAGGAGCTCTTGTATGgcagctgtggtgctggggtcTCTGGTGGCGAGGGACGGCTCCAACCACTGGCTACTGGACCCACTACTCCCACTGGACACAGCCCGCGAGGGCCGGGCCAGCTGCTTTGGCTCAGCAATGGGATGGGCACCAAAATTTGGCTCTGGTGTCAGCgctgctgcagtgccagtgGGGCTGGCAGGAGGCACTGTGGTGTGCAGGGGGAAGCCAGTGGCAGCCACAGGAGAGGTGGGACCTTGTCCAGCATGGAGACCAAACAAGAAGCAGAATGAGAGGAGCAGAAGTCTATTGTCCGTGGTTTATTTCAAATCCCACTCGGTGCTAGCATTTGCCAGGAAGGATTGTAGCAGTGacttttttggggttttgttttcatgtcaCTTAATTTTAAGTGAGAACCCagatggaaagcaaagcagcaaaacctTCTGCCTAAATTAAGGCCAAGTAAAATAATTAGAACTCAGTCTTGGGGCCATGCCAGAAATGCTGAGAAACACATCTGATTTGGGCATAAGTAAATTCTTGGGGCATTCTACTAACTAAAGGCTGCATAAACACAGCTAAATAcctgaaggaaaacagtcaGATTTAGAGACAAAATTATTCCTTTATCTAGACAGCATTGTGAACTGCACTTGCTTGTCTTCAGGAGCTGAGATTATAGGTAAAGTATGTTGTATTTTAGGGTTTGCATTGAAATCATAATATCTGGTAATCCTGTTTATCTTTCTGGTACCCTCCTTGGAACTGACTCCATCAGCTCAGATGCTGACCCATGCCCTCACTTCAGGGAGTTTGGCTGATCTCCTTGATGGCCACAGGAGTTAAACAGGTCCCTTCAGCTTGTTTGGGTTACCTGTGTTCAGTGCTTGCCTGGAATAAGCTGTAAAACTACTCTGTGGGAAGTGGTTGTAAGAAACACGTACCTTTGCTTGCCATACCTGTGGGATCAGCTGGTCCCTGCAAAGGAGTTACAGCAGTTACAGGGTCGGGCCTCTCGCTGCTGCCAGCAGGCATTTTGTTTTGCCCTCGGTGAGCCACAATAGCAGATTCAATCTTTGCCCAATAAACAAAGTATGACTGGACTACAGAGATGCTGTTAAAACATAATTAGGCAAAAATTTACTGACTCTATGGCATGAATAAAACATCTGACTGTTTAGCTAATCACAAAGACTGGTTTGATCTGAAGACAGAAGTGATGCAAAAGTATTCTAAAGGATTAGCCTGTCACACGTTTTGTATTACAAGTAAGAGATACCAGGTCCCATAAGAAAGATACGGGGTGAAGAACCACCACTTGTAGTTAAGATCAGCCGAAAAACTGTGTAGGAACTTAAATTCTTtgtaaaaaaagcttttatctcTGCTCTGTTGATAGAAGCATGTTTGGAAAACTTGGAATGGCTCTGCTTCTGATCTTCCGTAGGCAGGGAAACAACAGTGGTATTTACTAATTAAAACAAGTCAATGTAACTTGTACAAACAGCAGAATAGGGACGAAAAAAAAAGGTCTCTTTTCTCAGGCCTCTGATATTTGGGTCTGCCCAACCCTCTGCTTTTTGTTAGGTGCCAAAACTGCACTGGCCAACCTTTAACTATTCACCCAGAGAGCCTTATTTAAGTTGAAGATTTGGGGAGAATTTCGGCTCGAATTGCTCAGCTGCTTCTGAGAACTAGCTAAAATGAATGAGAACTAGCTAAAAGGAAACTGACCCAGGTTTTCCTGTGCCAGATGATTCTTGTAAGGCATTTTTAAACATAACAAGGAGTTCTTCCAGATGCTGTGAtagggagaaaagggagaggcTACCAGAAACCAGCAAAAGCCAGAGGGTGAAGGAAAGATCAGAGCTGGGGGCTAGGAATAGGTGTTGTTGAATTTGGGTTGGCTTTATTGGGTTGCTTGagttttatgtgtttttaaCAGTATTTCCCAATCTAAAACAGCAGCCAAAAACTGGAAATGCCAAGCAgcagtgtttctgtttcagtgaaTTTGTGTTGAATCACAATGAGATGCACAAGCCCTTGCACTCACCAGGACATTTATGTTTTGGGGAGCAGCCAAGCATCTGGCCAAGCAGCTTCTAAGTGGTTTTGTAAAGTCAGAACATAACAAGTTCATCTCTTCCAAAATGAAAGAGATGAAATGTGCTTCCTCTAAGACAGACAGaagttttttaatttcattccaAATCAGAACTAAATTATTGAGTAGTTTGGGACAGTGGTGTCAAGTTTTGACCCAGTGCTCATTCTCTCTTCCTACTGTCAATAATTCTGTTAACATTCAGCAAAATGTAAACAAtctattcatttttatttaatttttaaacagaagtgaTATGCAAGATTATCCTGTAGGCAGGGAAGTCCTATGGGCTGTGTCGTTTAGAAGAACATGCAACCTGATCACAGTTCTCTCTTTGTGCCTTAATGTTCCTATTTCCTACGTGCTTAGGCTGTCATCTTCCAGTGTGATTATTCTGGGAAAATAGTgaccatgaaaataaaaagcagcactgcCCAGCAGATACAAATAGTAATTTATGTACCAGCTGGGATAGTGTTGTGGCATTTGATAAGTATTTAGCTATATGGGGTTCAAAATGCATAAACCACTGTGCTGGACAATGGAAAAAGTAAAGTCAAGCCTTTAACCAAGAAGACATGAATTCTGGTTAGGAACCAGCATGTACTTACAAAAACTTGATGTCTCCAATGGGTTGGTCTGGTGCTTTCCATACGAAGGACAGGTTTCTCTTCAGTGACTTGTCTGAATGGGTGACAGTGTCACCATCTTCAAAGCAAGTCAGCAGCTTGGAACCAGGAGGGATGAGGATGAATGTGCCAGTGATTTCATCATTAGACACTTTGCGAGCTTGAAGCAAAAAGCCCATAAAATCCCTGGTGCTCCTCACTGTCACTGCAAGACAAAACACAGGACACAAATGAATTTGTCTCATAGTTACAGGGTGAATTGTTTGCAATGTTGTTTCCAGCAGTAGCActgaaaccaaaagaaaaccatgtggAACAACACCAAAACCATCTTACTGTCATTGTCCTCATGGTCTGTCTTGGACATGCTGGATTCAGAAGGCCAGACTTTACCTTTGACTTTGCAGTATGTAGTTATGTAGAAAATTTGCTTGAGTCTTTCCCACCTCTCCCCTTGATTATAAGCTGCTAACCACATTGCAGTAGGCTGCATGCAAAAGCTTGTGTGCTGCCTTAAGAGGGGTTTGATTTTGCATGGGGATGAGCAGGTAAGTGGCCTGGCTGAGGAGCAGTGCCTCGCAGCTCTGTCTGCATCTGCCTcaggagcagagatgctgtggaCACGGCACACTGCCCAACCATACCTAAGAATCAAGCAAGTCACTCAGACCTCTTtgtgcagtgcagagcagggaaggTGACTTTACCCTCTGGAGGTGTTTGTTGCATGTGGTGAGGTGCAGTATGGCTGAGACACAGTTGAAATAAATCCCACCGAAAGCATCCAAACCTACTGGCTGCCTCCAGCAAACAGTTGGTCTGCAGAGTGGTGAAAACCTGGAGTTAGCCATCACCTGAGAAACCTTAGGCCTAGTGCTGCAAATGGAATCCTCTGtaaatgcatttgtttcctccccatggcagggggttttaatcagatgatctttaaggtcccttccaacccaaaccattctatgatttgtgaTTCTGAGAGAGGTAGTGTAGCTCACTCAGAGCAGTTATCCCTCTTCCAAGCCATCACAAAGATCAATACCATCACTTGACATTAGTCATCATATATTTTTCAGATGCAGGAATGAGCAGCTGTTCCTTACCTGGAACCTTGTCACCTGGGGAGTAGAAGGACATGTTGGTGTGGACAGTAACATAGTTGTTTgggctgtgcagctgtgctctcAGGTGCCTGGGCATCATGTCAGTGCAGGCAGAAAGGCTTGCGCCGTGCGAGAAGGCAGCCACATAAGAGATCAAACACAAGGTTGTGCATGCCCAGCCAACAATGGCTATGTGGGCTCTCCTGCTGTTCTCCATCCTATGGTGGAAAACAACCAGCAAGTTCACTTCAGAGCAGTGGCTTCCACAGCCTTGTAAACCCATCTGGTGCCGTTGAATTAGGTGAGCTCCAGAGCTGCCCTTCCCACAGCATTTAACCAAAGAGAATAAGTAATCTCTGTGGCACAGGGAGCCACTTTGGCTATCCACAGCATTTCACATGTTGAAGTAAATTGCAGGGACTAGGAGGTGAGAGGCCCCACAAGAGGATGCACTTCATGCAAAGTTGCCCATGGAGGGAGCTGCCAGGGAAGATTTGCACTAAAAAGTCTTGTAGCATTTAGAAGGAGGCTCCATATGACTGCTCAGCAGCCtccaccattcccagcccaaatGTACAACCTGATTGATCGGGGAAGCATTTACCCTTagacctgcagagctgctgcaggcccCATGGCTCGTGGGGCTGGTGCCCAGCACAGAGGTTCTCCCTGCCCGCTGGCACAGAGCCGTGTCTCTGCAGGGACAGGATACGGCTGCCCCTCGCTCCGGCCTGCAGGAGCATGAGGCATCGTTTAGCAGCCCACATGCTGCAGCTTGGAAGTGACAGGCTGCTTGTGACCATTGGACTCATCCTCTGCCAccagcagcatttcagcttgTATTTGTGGGTCAGGGCTCATTGTGCTGACAAAAGGTCTTTGAAATCAGCACTGAAAGCCTGAGATAAACGGCAGCCATTTTGGCTAATGCCAAGATTTCTCCTTATTCTCCAATTTTTAATCCAAGCAAGTGTCTTTTCTCAGCATGGTCCAAGTTTAGTATTTGGCATGCTGTGTCTTGAGTACCTCTCAGCTTTGTTGGCTGGcacaaaacacatttacagaTTAGTTGGGGTATTgttattctgatttttcagaatGCATTTTTGAAAGTGAAGCTGAAGGATGAGTGCACCATATTTATCATAATGGATAGCATAAGCAGGTAGTCCTGCTTTAAATGTAGCactttttaacatcttttcaaCATGCTGATTTTCCTGGCTTAGATCTCATTAAGCTTACTCAACAAGTAGATTTAAATAAATGGGAGGAAAACAGAGGCTGAGGAGGTCTAGCTTACACCTCCATCTCTAGTGCTCCTGAAACTCACTAGCTGACTATCAAACCACCACTGCACACAAAACACCTTGTGCCCAGCCTGAAGCAGGGAGTAGACGGATGCAGTTTAACCTTCCAGAGCCGAGCATCGTGCCACTCCAACCAGTTACGTGTCAGAAGGTGGCTGTGGGAGTCACACTCCCACAAGATAAATAGTCCTGTTAAATACCCCAGGCCTCTCACAGTGGCAGGGTGTCTCCTCCTCAGGCACACCTACACCTCCCTTGCTGGATGTGATTTCTTGCTGAAGCTCACTAAAGTCCCCCTGCACAGCAGCTCTTTCCCATGGGTGTTTCCCAGTCTGTGCCCTGCTTCCCATCCCTTGCTGCGCCCCCAGCACCCTCCCTGCTCAGGCACAGGGAGTAGGGCCGTGCTCCCTGGGGCCACCTGGGCTGGTGCCGTTGGTGCCGCTGGCTCTTACCTCGGGACACGTCTGCCGCTGGGCttgctgccgctgctgctgtcCCGGCCTGCCAGACACCCATCCTTTCAGGAACCTTCTTCACTTTCTCCTCTAATGGGAAGCGCAGCAGCTGTTACTCCTAATACCCACCACCTACGGCAGCTCTCCACCAGTGCCTCAATCCTGCCTTAATCATATTAGTTTTTCTTCTCACATCTCACCCcctggtttgtttgggtttcttttttacatCTCCAAGCTTctctaatgaaaacaaaagcaactagccggggggggggggggggggggggggggtgggggggggcagcagcagcccatggAGTTTGTGTGGGACTCCCTTGCAGAGATGCAGGAGGATCAGACTCTTGCTTGCCCCGTTTCTCTCTGTGCACAACCCCCATTCCGTGCTGCCTGAAGCTTTGCAAAGCAAAGTGAAATCATCTCCCTCTAGTCCGTGACCCCCAAGCAGTGTGTCCTGTCTCTCATGCTTACATGGGAGTTATTTTGGCAGTAAAAGAAGAATCTTGCTAGAAAGGTCAGGAAGGTGCTTCCTACAGACCAGACCTGCCAGAGGAGCCATCATCACCCCACAAACCCACCAGAGCTGGCACAGGAGACTCAGCAACTGATATGTGTGACTGTCTCCTGGCACATGAGCTACCTTTAACTCCAGGCTGACACCCCTGCAGCTTGCCTGAGATAGGCTGCAGCCATGCCAGTGCTCAGACTCAGAGCTGATCCTATCTCTGGGTTTCCCAGCTCCTGTTATCCACATGATCTCTGCAGGCTGCTCTGGTCATTAGGACTCTCTCCTGACCCTGGCCATTGTCACCAGTCTCACTCCTCTCGCTGTCTCCTCTTGCTCCTTGCTCACAATGGGTAGAAATTAGGGTTCAACTTCTCGTCATCATTAGAGACACCATCAGGAGATGGTGAACAAACTGCTGGTAGCTTGTGGACTTAAGTAGGGACAGAGGAACAGAGCAACAGCCCCATCAGCTGGCTGGCTTTTCTTCTGCTAGCAGACCATGTAAAAGCAGTCTCAGATGTCCTGGACCCCTGGGAGGGGGGCTGGCCGTGTGGTGCTGGAAAGCTATTGATGGAGCGGCAAAGGAATGCTTATGCCCTTTTGTCCTGCTACTCCTCAGATAAATGTATGCCTGATAGCTGAATGAGTTCACTAGCTGTGAACTGTCCCTGTAGGACATCACAAAGATCATGTCCCATGACTGAAGGAGGTACACCAACACATAGGTGAcaccactgtgttttctttgtgcagCTCCAGGGGTGCCTATATTTGATCTTGCTTAGGGGTCTGACCAGTGTGGGAGTATGGTCAGATATCACACTGACCTCTGCCTGGGGTGTCCCCCCAGAACTGGAGGCAGGTTTGCAGAGACACAACTCATTAGCTC
Proteins encoded:
- the REELD1 gene encoding reelin domain-containing protein 1 — encoded protein: MENSRRAHIAIVGWACTTLCLISYVAAFSHGASLSACTDMMPRHLRAQLHSPNNYVTVHTNMSFYSPGDKVPVTVRSTRDFMGFLLQARKVSNDEITGTFILIPPGSKLLTCFEDGDTVTHSDKSLKRNLSFVWKAPDQPIGDIKFFISVVQSYFVYWAKIESAIVAHRGQNKMPAGSSERPDPVTAVTPLQGPADPTGMASKVPPASPTGTAAALTPEPNFGAHPIAEPKQLARPSRAVSSGSSGSSSQWLEPSLATRDPSTTAAIQELLPQDNASSYSTPNGAGSIASAATPHLCLMCKEDGQANTKSGNILEASHIVTASPSAPHLHTHLGDAAVTTAWFDNTDAASNLSSASRQMAERKLAPQPEEAGARGKEEEEEVGGNTLPWVTRPAPEFAVPGKGEDPGRGTRLLAAQLGILLVCTAALGLALAAAVRCVCAQHCHKRTEVSFGEPDPGIITVSENGEVMHFRKIRENSFVLVQAEYNWVSPSSSGKKTVI